The following are from one region of the Rhipicephalus microplus isolate Deutch F79 chromosome 1, USDA_Rmic, whole genome shotgun sequence genome:
- the LOC119178203 gene encoding uncharacterized protein LOC119178203, with protein sequence MPCAIVHYGDVLAEAGVHFFICFDHCCGRISIKLLQSGGLWLPERLFQVLLKRLVVKTSVKDVHDAVRKLLDLSSSIERKSAHSATLLKTCIFYNHSSNNKIEEACAKVLTPFACGVIRKQFSKLAENDIEVKKTKEKLYHVTFSNGERWHDISIESHSCSCTFSSKMGLPCRHLLAVYVKYDIEPDLDKAVRSRWFKRYQAAFLPNQQAAAENSTPTDQLRILSMPGPNFEKMNRNQRYNFAMRTLKSLADTLADCQPGIFAQRLGFLEDLNSTWLKGGEENKRDCSINLATSSNSECDTQAAENPHSQAVEVENMQKKPEEAENSGQAIELENMQEKAEEPDNPGQPVVVKNVQEKAEETGKSCPIKLPVVKSRGRPAKRIRQRTMKRKRQGEGPVPFKDLSPRSQEKLILTGIAGQEAAARVLNEGGILDESDIEVRPEELASALLDHRVSLPKLKKYFTAEAWLLLSSSLAVKKKGDIWSCAQCKKKDDGEIKIVLCDQCLEWFHWPCASVKKEDLKRHWFCMKCCSHT encoded by the exons atgccatgtgccatcgtacactacggtgatgtccttgcagaagctggggtccatttctttatatgttttgatcactgctgtggcagaatcagcataaaacttctccaaagcggtggcctctggcttcctgaacgtctctttcaagtgcttttgaaacgtcttgtggtgaagacctctgtaaAAGACGTTCATGATGCTGTAAGGAAACTGCTAGATTTATCAAGCAGTATTGAAAGAAAGTCGGCCCACTCAGCAACATTGCTGAAGACATGCATCTTCTACAACCATTCTAGCAATAATAAAATTGAAGAGGCATGTGCTAAAGTGCTGACCCCGTTTGCTTGTGGAGTAATTAGAAAGCAGTTCAGCAAACTTGCAGAAAATGATATTGAagtgaagaaaacaaaagaaaaattgtacCATGTTACATTTTCAAATGGAGAAAGGTGGCATGATATTTCCATTGAAAGTCACTCGTGCAGCTGCACCTTCTCTTCCAAAATGGGGTTGCCTTGCCGGCACTTGTTGGCCGTGTACGTCAAATACGACATTGAGCCCGACTTGGACAAAGCAGTACGAAGCCGCTGGTTCAAACGGTACCAGGCCGCATTCTTGCCAAATCAGCAAGCCGCTGCTGAGAACAGCACCCCCACAGACCAACTCCGAATACTTTCGATGCCTGGCCcaaattttgaaaaaatgaaccGTAATCAGCGATACAATTTTGCTATGCGGACACTCAAGTCACTTGCTGACACGTTGGCCGATTGTCAACCTGGTATCTTTGCACAACGACTCGGGTTCTTGGAGGATTTGAATAGCACTTGGCTCAAAGGAGGTGAAGAGAACAAAAGGGACTGCTCTATAAATTTAGCCACCAGCAGTAACAGTGAGTGTGACACACAAGCAGCTGAAAATCCTCATAGTCAAGccgttgaagtggaaaacatgcagAAGAAACCTGAGGAAGCTGAAAATTCGGGTCAAGCCATTGAGCTGGAAAACATGCAGGAGAAAGCTGAAGAACCCGACAATCCTGGTCAACCCGTTGTAGTAAAAAACGTGCAGGAGAAAGCTGAGGAAACAGGGAAAAGCTGTCCAATAAAGCTTCCAGTGGTGAAAAGCAGAGGACGTCCTGCCAAGCGCATTCGCCAAAGAACAATGAAGAGGAAGAGACAAGGAGAAGGTCCTGTGCCTTTCAAGGATTTATCTCCGAGGTCTCAAGAAAAGT TGATCCTAACTGGCATTGCTGGCCAGGAGGCTGCAGCACGTGTTTTGAATGAAGGGGGAATTCTCGATGAGAGTGATATTGAAGTGCGCCCCGAGGAGTTGGCGAGCGCCCTCCTAGACCACCGGGTATCATTGCCAAAGCTGAAGAAATACTTCACCGCAGAGGCATGGCTGTTGCTCTCATCATCCC ttgctgtgaaaaaaaaaggagacatatGGAGCTGTGCACAATGCAAGAAAAAGGATGATGGCGAAATAAAAATCGTTTTGTGTGATCAGTGCTTGGAATGGTTTCACTG GCCGTGTGCTTCAGTGAAGAAGGAGGACCTAAAGCGTCACTGGTTCTGTATGAAGTGTTGCAGTCACACATAG